One segment of Ancylothrix sp. D3o DNA contains the following:
- a CDS encoding pentapeptide repeat-containing protein encodes MAGNSAHVKRLLQTKQCQGGDLSEANLAQLNLSGVDLSGAKLMFANLHGTNLSSANLSGADMSFANLVAVELINADMRGIDGKGMNLLDAKLNNANLSGADLGFANFVNCNLQDANLCGADMDGANLIGAKLNNANLSGADLGGANLGHAELIAANLSNADLSDARLVGADLSDANLSGANLSCANLLNANLSGANLIGADISGANLANAKLDGAIGFYIESQGGSRRPEPHTASNSYTTPPYVNFHSANRYSTNASVLGLPHPGLP; translated from the coding sequence ATGGCTGGAAATAGCGCACACGTCAAACGGTTGCTGCAAACAAAACAATGCCAGGGAGGCGATTTAAGTGAAGCAAACCTAGCTCAATTAAACTTGAGCGGAGTAGACCTCAGCGGTGCAAAATTAATGTTTGCCAACCTGCACGGTACCAATCTTAGCAGTGCAAACTTAAGTGGGGCCGACATGAGCTTTGCCAACCTAGTCGCCGTTGAACTGATCAACGCAGACATGAGAGGCATAGACGGCAAAGGAATGAACCTGCTCGATGCCAAACTTAACAACGCCAACCTCAGCGGTGCAGACTTGGGATTTGCTAACTTTGTCAATTGCAACTTACAAGATGCCAACCTCTGCGGCGCAGACATGGATGGAGCCAACTTAATAGGAGCCAAACTCAACAATGCTAACCTAAGCGGAGCAGACCTTGGTGGAGCCAACTTAGGACACGCAGAATTAATCGCAGCCAACCTATCGAATGCAGATTTAAGTGACGCTCGCTTAGTCGGAGCAGACTTAAGTGATGCCAACCTCAGCGGCGCAAACTTAAGCTGCGCCAACTTACTCAACGCCAACCTCAGCGGCGCAAACTTGATCGGGGCAGATATCAGCGGTGCAAACCTTGCCAATGCAAAGCTGGACGGTGCAATCGGATTTTACATCGAAAGTCAGGGCGGGAGCCGCCGGCCAGAACCACACACAGCAAGCAATTCTTATACAACTCCCCCCTACGTCAACTTTCATAGCGCCAACCGATACAGCACAAACGCCTCAGTTTTGGGTTTACCCCACCCCGGATTACCTTAA
- a CDS encoding chlororespiratory reduction protein 7, translating into MPDSFMYREDHFVVLETNQPEQFLTADELREKLKSILAKCQDTLPHSLQKFTSLDAQVQYLLDTNCDLDVGPGQFLQWYAVRLEK; encoded by the coding sequence ATGCCAGATTCTTTTATGTATCGGGAAGACCACTTTGTGGTTTTAGAAACCAACCAACCGGAGCAATTTCTCACAGCCGATGAACTGCGAGAAAAGCTGAAGTCAATTTTGGCAAAATGTCAAGATACTTTACCGCATTCTTTACAAAAATTTACCTCGCTTGATGCCCAGGTGCAGTATTTGTTAGATACGAATTGCGATCTCGATGTGGGGCCGGGTCAGTTTTTGCAATGGTATGCGGTTCGGTTGGAAAAATAG
- a CDS encoding DUF2854 domain-containing protein: protein MLLPSLGTLGLSVGSVLTVVGFYAYFTNNPTLNLAGFFYGIPVLLGGLALKAAELKPVPLSQPTTPEIIALREKQATPTQLQIRKDVTRYRYGQEAHLDEALARLGLSPTDEERPVLRALRETEIDAAYTLILEFHSPLISLETWQQKQEKIEKFFGPGVRATIEQPAQNQIELALITAISA from the coding sequence ATGTTACTACCCTCCTTGGGAACCTTGGGATTAAGCGTAGGCAGTGTTTTAACCGTCGTTGGCTTTTATGCCTATTTCACAAACAACCCCACCTTAAACCTAGCAGGATTTTTTTACGGAATCCCCGTTTTACTGGGGGGTTTAGCCTTAAAAGCAGCCGAACTCAAACCCGTTCCTTTAAGCCAACCCACAACCCCAGAAATTATCGCCCTGCGAGAAAAACAAGCCACCCCCACCCAACTACAAATTCGCAAAGACGTCACCAGATACCGCTACGGGCAAGAAGCCCATCTTGACGAAGCCCTCGCTCGCTTGGGACTCAGCCCCACCGATGAAGAAAGACCGGTATTGCGAGCCTTACGAGAAACCGAGATAGATGCAGCATATACCTTGATTTTGGAATTTCACTCACCGTTGATTTCCCTGGAAACCTGGCAGCAAAAACAAGAAAAAATCGAGAAATTTTTCGGGCCCGGTGTGCGGGCTACAATTGAGCAGCCGGCCCAAAATCAAATCGAATTAGCATTAATTACCGCCATTAGCGCTTAA
- a CDS encoding TrkA family potassium uptake protein: MYTPLEEKYQRLQKELIAGGVGFAGIMLLGTLWYHLIEGWSWLDAIYMSVITLATVGFGETRPLGSRGRIFTIALILLGVINIGYMVNRFTEALIQGYFQEGIRLQQQKRLIDTLSDHYILCGFGRTGRQIASEFKAESIPFVIVDSDPNQIKTGQELGYIVLQGDATLDETLHRVKIETATCLVAALPSDAENLYTVLSAKTLNPNVRAIARASTEEALLKLQRGGADAVVSPYITGGKRMAAAALRPQVMDFVDGIITGADRSFYLEEFLIDAQTCPCVGQSLREAKLRSQSGALVLAIRRADGTLIGGPMAETRIMHGDLFICMGTAEQLRELNQILDPIQSPKLRLPKKFK, encoded by the coding sequence CTGTACACCCCACTCGAAGAAAAATATCAACGCCTCCAAAAAGAACTCATAGCCGGTGGCGTTGGCTTCGCCGGCATCATGCTCCTCGGCACTTTGTGGTATCACTTAATCGAGGGATGGTCGTGGCTAGATGCCATTTACATGAGCGTCATCACCCTTGCCACCGTTGGCTTTGGCGAAACCCGGCCCTTGGGAAGCCGAGGCCGAATCTTCACCATTGCCTTAATATTGTTAGGAGTCATTAACATTGGATACATGGTCAATCGGTTTACCGAAGCCCTGATTCAAGGTTACTTTCAAGAAGGAATTCGATTACAACAGCAAAAACGCTTGATAGACACTCTTTCTGACCATTACATTCTCTGTGGCTTTGGGCGCACCGGCCGGCAAATTGCCTCCGAATTCAAAGCCGAAAGCATCCCCTTTGTGATCGTAGACTCTGATCCCAACCAAATCAAAACCGGGCAAGAACTGGGTTACATCGTTTTGCAAGGCGACGCCACCCTTGACGAAACCCTCCACCGCGTCAAAATCGAAACGGCTACCTGCCTAGTAGCCGCCTTACCCTCCGATGCCGAAAATCTCTACACTGTTCTTTCTGCCAAGACATTAAACCCCAATGTCCGAGCCATTGCCCGCGCTTCCACCGAAGAAGCCTTATTAAAGCTGCAAAGAGGCGGAGCCGATGCCGTTGTCTCCCCCTACATCACCGGTGGTAAACGCATGGCAGCCGCCGCTCTACGCCCGCAAGTGATGGATTTTGTAGATGGTATTATCACCGGCGCAGATCGTTCATTTTACTTAGAAGAATTCCTCATCGACGCTCAAACTTGCCCCTGCGTTGGTCAAAGCCTGCGCGAAGCCAAACTCAGATCCCAATCAGGTGCTTTAGTTTTGGCCATTCGCCGCGCTGACGGAACCTTGATCGGGGGGCCAATGGCCGAAACCCGCATTATGCACGGAGATTTATTTATCTGTATGGGAACCGCAGAGCAACTGCGAGAACTCAATCAAATTCTCGACCCCATACAGTCGCCTAAATTACGTTTACCGAAAAAATTTAAATAG
- a CDS encoding glycogen debranching protein — protein MTIWVNEQLDPVGIVYACIACCDEVQAQECHDSFERNLTEEQRQKGWQARLRTVESWDEVPVSALKLS, from the coding sequence ATGACTATTTGGGTGAATGAACAACTCGATCCAGTAGGGATTGTTTATGCTTGTATTGCTTGTTGTGATGAAGTTCAAGCTCAAGAGTGCCATGACTCTTTTGAGCGGAATTTAACCGAAGAGCAAAGACAAAAAGGTTGGCAAGCACGTTTGCGAACTGTCGAGTCTTGGGATGAAGTGCCGGTGAGTGCTTTGAAGCTTTCTTAG
- the priA gene encoding primosomal protein N' → MYNLKKTDLTTGTPKEAGAPYSSETKVVAEPASFYGIRAGESQQKWVEVLVNCPKNPYNKSPQNSAEIADEDSEEINEAEQQSDEELQLYTYSIPAGLEVQPGNIVIVPFGSQQLSGIVINFTSQIPANLTPDKIREIKEVIAEKFLSPAYLQLLQQVANYYCTPLIKVIRATMPPGLLPKSQERIRLAKNIPADVSLFLRSKSAQDILKLLQASPSKNLSKKRIKSLIKGAEYGLQDLLKRGLVETYQESAKPIKAKRQLAVTLINDAFTTDLTAKQREVLNFLRRAGGEMWLTELLTESNVTKLVVNNLVEKGCVDINEQEKLRAPALPTQTPDQPKTLTPHQKQALDVIKNLTGYAKILLHGVTGSGKTEIYLQTIAPILESGKSAIVLVPEIGLTPQLTDRFRARFGDKVFVYHSALGAGERYDTWRQMLQEEAKIIIGTRSAIFSPLPNLGVIILDEEYDSSFKQDQPAPTYHARTVAKWRAELTNCPLILGSATPSIETWLEIAPQNSQPSPTPSPNTYYLSLPQRVHARPLPPISIIDMREQLRDGNRSIFSRPLQDAFRQLQTTKQQGILFIHRRGHSTFVSCRSCGYVIECPNCDVSLSYHFGAETETSSLSTFNGFLRCHFCGYNSLQPQRCPECESPYFKHFGTGTQRIEQELAKQFPQLRVIRFDSDTTRTKDAHRQILTRFSNGEADLLIGTQMLTKGLDLPQVTLVGVIAADGLLNLPDYRASERAFQTLTQVAGRAGRGNDPGKVIIQTYTPEHPVIEAVQRHDYTGFIQTELKERAALGYPPYGRLVLLRLSGVSETDTEQTAGRLAELLQTTLDSAINCEILGPAPAPVMRVANRYRWHILLKYPPQAGNYFSNFSQLRSLCRAASVSLTIDIDPLNLG, encoded by the coding sequence ATGTATAACCTCAAAAAAACTGATTTGACCACCGGCACCCCCAAAGAAGCAGGCGCACCGTACAGTTCAGAAACAAAAGTTGTCGCAGAACCGGCCAGCTTTTATGGAATTCGTGCGGGGGAAAGTCAACAAAAATGGGTTGAAGTATTAGTAAACTGTCCAAAAAATCCCTATAATAAATCTCCTCAAAACTCCGCAGAAATCGCTGATGAAGACAGCGAAGAAATCAACGAAGCTGAACAACAATCAGACGAAGAATTACAACTTTACACCTATAGCATACCGGCCGGTTTAGAAGTGCAACCGGGTAACATTGTAATCGTCCCGTTTGGCAGCCAACAACTAAGCGGAATTGTTATAAATTTTACATCTCAAATACCCGCCAACTTAACCCCAGATAAAATCCGAGAAATCAAAGAAGTAATAGCCGAAAAATTCCTCTCCCCAGCTTATTTACAACTTTTACAACAAGTCGCAAATTACTATTGTACCCCACTGATCAAAGTCATTCGCGCCACCATGCCACCAGGATTATTACCAAAATCCCAGGAACGCATTCGTCTTGCCAAAAACATCCCCGCCGATGTGAGTTTATTTCTGCGTAGTAAAAGCGCTCAAGATATCCTAAAATTATTGCAAGCATCCCCCAGCAAAAATCTCAGCAAGAAAAGAATAAAATCCCTAATCAAAGGCGCAGAATACGGTTTACAAGACCTCTTAAAACGCGGCTTAGTAGAAACCTATCAAGAATCTGCAAAACCAATTAAAGCAAAACGACAACTCGCCGTTACTTTAATTAACGATGCCTTTACAACAGACCTCACCGCTAAACAAAGAGAAGTATTAAATTTTTTGCGTCGTGCCGGTGGCGAAATGTGGCTAACAGAATTGCTAACAGAAAGCAATGTCACCAAATTAGTAGTTAACAACTTGGTTGAAAAAGGTTGCGTAGATATTAACGAACAAGAGAAATTAAGAGCACCGGCCTTACCAACCCAAACCCCAGACCAACCCAAAACCTTAACCCCCCACCAAAAACAAGCCCTAGATGTTATCAAAAACCTCACCGGCTACGCCAAAATTTTACTACACGGAGTCACCGGCTCCGGCAAAACTGAAATCTATCTTCAAACCATCGCCCCCATTTTAGAAAGCGGAAAATCAGCCATTGTATTAGTCCCAGAAATTGGCCTCACGCCCCAACTCACAGACCGATTTCGGGCACGTTTTGGAGACAAAGTTTTTGTTTATCATAGTGCCCTTGGCGCCGGTGAACGCTACGATACATGGCGACAAATGCTACAAGAAGAAGCAAAAATCATCATCGGCACCCGTTCCGCCATATTTTCCCCTTTACCTAATCTTGGTGTAATTATCTTAGATGAAGAATACGATAGTAGCTTCAAGCAAGACCAACCGGCCCCCACCTATCACGCGCGCACCGTCGCCAAATGGCGCGCCGAACTTACCAACTGTCCCCTAATACTAGGTTCCGCCACCCCATCAATCGAAACCTGGCTAGAAATAGCTCCCCAAAATTCTCAACCTTCCCCCACCCCATCCCCAAATACCTATTATCTTTCCTTACCACAACGAGTCCACGCCCGCCCTTTACCGCCGATTTCAATTATTGATATGCGGGAACAATTAAGAGATGGAAACCGCTCAATATTTAGCCGCCCCCTACAAGACGCTTTCCGCCAACTTCAAACCACGAAACAACAAGGAATTTTATTCATACACCGGCGCGGGCACAGTACCTTTGTCTCTTGTCGTAGTTGCGGATACGTCATCGAATGTCCCAACTGTGATGTATCTCTTTCCTATCATTTTGGAGCAGAAACAGAAACATCATCTCTCTCAACCTTTAACGGCTTTCTTCGCTGTCATTTCTGCGGTTATAACAGCCTACAACCCCAACGTTGTCCCGAATGCGAATCTCCCTATTTTAAACATTTTGGCACCGGCACTCAGCGCATAGAACAAGAATTAGCAAAACAATTTCCCCAACTACGAGTCATCCGTTTTGACAGCGACACCACCCGCACAAAAGACGCCCACCGGCAAATTCTCACCCGTTTTAGCAATGGCGAAGCCGATCTTTTAATTGGCACCCAAATGTTAACCAAAGGCTTAGACTTACCCCAAGTTACCTTAGTCGGAGTCATCGCCGCCGATGGATTACTGAATTTACCCGATTATCGCGCCTCTGAACGCGCCTTTCAAACCTTAACCCAAGTTGCAGGACGTGCCGGTAGAGGTAACGATCCTGGTAAAGTGATCATTCAAACTTATACACCAGAGCATCCCGTCATTGAAGCCGTACAGCGTCACGATTATACCGGCTTTATTCAAACGGAATTAAAAGAAAGAGCAGCCCTGGGATATCCACCCTACGGACGTTTGGTGTTATTGCGATTAAGTGGAGTTTCCGAAACAGACACCGAACAAACAGCAGGAAGGTTAGCAGAATTATTACAAACGACCCTTGATAGTGCGATTAATTGTGAGATATTGGGGCCCGCACCGGCCCCAGTCATGCGCGTTGCCAACCGTTATCGCTGGCATATTTTGCTGAAATATCCGCCCCAGGCAGGAAATTACTTTTCCAATTTCTCTCAATTGCGCTCACTTTGCCGCGCCGCATCCGTGAGCCTCACAATTGATATTGACCCGTTAAACTTAGGTTAA
- a CDS encoding precorrin-8X methylmutase, whose amino-acid sequence MEWHLTDAQSLGIIDREIGDHAFSPAEYEIVRRVIYATADFEYKSLIRFSDQALQAGAAALAARTTIVVDVPMVQVGIAPQIQSTFANPVYCSVEAIVRPQKEKSRSAWGIETLARRYPEAVFVVGQSQTALTTLVELIELEEIRPALVIGTPSGFVDVDVAKDRLNDSLVPHIRIEGRKGSAVVAVAVVSGLVDLAWQAYGQETKVGL is encoded by the coding sequence ATGGAATGGCACCTTACAGATGCTCAAAGTTTGGGAATTATTGACCGCGAAATTGGCGATCATGCTTTCTCACCGGCAGAATATGAAATTGTCCGCCGCGTTATTTACGCAACGGCTGACTTTGAGTACAAATCATTAATTCGTTTTTCTGATCAAGCCTTGCAAGCCGGTGCCGCCGCCCTCGCTGCTCGCACCACCATTGTTGTTGATGTCCCGATGGTACAAGTCGGCATCGCCCCTCAGATTCAAAGCACTTTTGCTAATCCTGTTTATTGTAGCGTCGAAGCAATCGTGCGACCTCAAAAAGAAAAAAGTCGCTCCGCTTGGGGAATAGAAACTCTGGCGCGGCGCTATCCCGAAGCAGTTTTTGTAGTCGGACAGTCGCAAACTGCCTTAACAACTTTAGTTGAATTAATCGAACTTGAGGAAATTCGACCGGCCCTTGTGATTGGCACCCCGTCGGGATTTGTCGATGTTGATGTCGCCAAAGATCGCTTAAATGACTCTTTAGTGCCGCACATTCGCATCGAAGGGCGCAAAGGTAGTGCTGTAGTGGCTGTGGCTGTGGTCAGTGGCTTGGTAGACCTGGCATGGCAAGCCTACGGACAAGAAACCAAGGTCGGTTTATAA
- a CDS encoding sigma-70 family RNA polymerase sigma factor has translation MKNTATRQNSYAIDNRAKDDSVKALFREMSRYPLLTPEEETTLGKCVQELVALEALQEKLTLELNRVPTRLELAQILNLTESQLLQRWQKCRCAKQKMIGSNMRLVVSIAKRYLNRGVPFQDLIQEGALGLNRATEKFDPDKGYKFSTYAYWWIRQGITRTIANYSRAIRLPIHIIEQINKYKEIHRQLSDTLQRVPSEKELAEALNISAKQVRQLQEAKMQSLSLNQRVGEDESAELMELLEDNHNVSPEVHLHEMMCREELLEVLGELLSKREQDILTMRYGLTNGQPCTLNEVSELFNVSCERVRQIQARAMRKLRLPKVAKRLKSWLR, from the coding sequence ATGAAAAATACAGCCACTCGTCAAAATTCCTATGCTATTGATAACCGCGCCAAAGATGACTCGGTAAAAGCATTGTTTCGGGAAATGTCACGATATCCACTTTTAACTCCCGAAGAAGAAACCACATTAGGAAAGTGCGTCCAAGAATTAGTTGCTTTGGAAGCACTGCAAGAAAAATTAACCCTAGAGTTAAACAGAGTTCCCACTCGACTCGAACTAGCCCAAATATTAAATTTAACCGAAAGTCAACTGTTGCAACGGTGGCAAAAATGCCGGTGCGCCAAACAAAAAATGATCGGCTCAAATATGCGTCTGGTGGTGTCAATTGCCAAACGATATTTAAACCGGGGAGTCCCGTTTCAAGATTTAATTCAAGAGGGAGCATTGGGATTAAACAGAGCTACAGAAAAGTTTGATCCAGATAAAGGCTATAAATTTTCTACCTATGCTTATTGGTGGATTCGTCAGGGAATTACTCGCACCATTGCTAATTATTCCCGCGCCATCCGCTTACCGATTCACATTATTGAGCAAATCAATAAATATAAAGAAATTCATCGCCAATTATCAGACACTTTGCAACGAGTACCCTCAGAAAAAGAACTTGCCGAAGCCTTAAATATTTCAGCTAAACAAGTGCGCCAACTCCAAGAAGCAAAAATGCAATCTTTGTCGCTGAATCAAAGAGTAGGAGAGGACGAATCTGCTGAATTAATGGAGTTGTTGGAAGATAATCACAACGTCTCTCCCGAAGTGCATCTCCATGAAATGATGTGCCGCGAAGAATTACTAGAAGTCCTTGGCGAATTGCTTTCAAAACGCGAACAAGATATTCTAACTATGCGTTATGGCTTGACAAATGGCCAGCCTTGTACATTAAATGAAGTCAGCGAGTTGTTTAATGTCTCCTGCGAACGGGTGCGCCAAATTCAAGCCAGAGCTATGCGAAAATTAAGATTACCAAAAGTTGCTAAGCGTTTGAAATCCTGGTTGCGGTAA
- a CDS encoding GNAT family N-acetyltransferase, producing the protein MSHAPWILRKATPADVPAIFSLILALAEYEKLSHTVTGTPESLEQHLFGSRPYADAIVAEVEDNVVGFALFFYNYSTFLTLPGIYLEDLFVLPEYRGKGIGKELLRFLARLAVDGGFGRLEWSVLDWNEPAIGFYRKIGADILPDWRICRVTGAGLSSLAEANF; encoded by the coding sequence GTGTCCCACGCACCCTGGATTTTACGCAAGGCTACACCGGCAGATGTGCCGGCCATTTTTAGCCTGATTCTCGCTTTGGCGGAATATGAAAAGTTATCTCATACCGTCACCGGCACTCCAGAATCTTTAGAGCAACATTTGTTTGGCTCTCGTCCTTATGCTGACGCAATTGTTGCAGAAGTTGAGGACAACGTTGTGGGGTTCGCTTTGTTTTTTTATAACTATTCTACATTTTTAACTCTTCCGGGGATTTATTTGGAAGATTTGTTTGTTTTGCCAGAGTATCGCGGAAAGGGAATAGGAAAGGAACTTTTACGTTTTTTGGCTCGGTTGGCTGTGGATGGCGGGTTTGGCCGGTTGGAATGGAGTGTGCTTGATTGGAATGAACCGGCAATTGGTTTTTATCGAAAAATTGGTGCAGATATTTTGCCTGATTGGCGTATTTGTCGAGTAACTGGCGCGGGGTTGTCTTCCTTAGCTGAGGCGAATTTTTGA
- a CDS encoding aspartate aminotransferase family protein: MSLETLVEKLPGVAEPRLFTQQDFDGYVMTTYARFPLTLERGAGCRVWDTENREYLDFVAGIATCTLGYAHPAMVEAVTRQISKLHHVSNLYYVREQGELAKWLVEHSCADRAFFCNSGAEANEGAIKLARKYAHTVLNIRQPVIITAQASFHGRTLATITATGQPKYQKNFDPLMPGFVYVPYNDIEALEEMVAAVDSGERQLAAILLEPLQGEGGVRPGDVAYFQRVREICDEKGILLIMDEVQAGMGRTGHYWGYENLGIEPDIFTSAKGLGGGIPIGAMMCKSRCDVFQPGDHASTFGGNPFASGVALAVCQTLENEDILSNVRARGEQLRAGLSTIAQKFPDLIAEVRGWGLINGMELKPEVELTSPQVVKAAMDEGLLLVPAGPKVIRFVPPLIVSAEEVESALQALEKALVTLTK; the protein is encoded by the coding sequence GTGAGTTTAGAAACGCTTGTTGAGAAATTGCCTGGGGTGGCTGAGCCGCGTTTGTTTACCCAGCAAGACTTTGATGGCTATGTGATGACGACTTATGCTCGTTTTCCTCTCACTTTGGAACGAGGGGCCGGCTGTCGGGTTTGGGATACGGAGAATCGTGAGTATTTGGATTTTGTGGCCGGTATTGCTACTTGTACGCTTGGTTATGCTCATCCGGCGATGGTGGAGGCTGTGACTCGCCAAATCTCTAAGCTGCATCATGTTTCTAATTTGTATTATGTGCGTGAGCAGGGTGAGTTGGCGAAGTGGTTGGTTGAGCATTCTTGTGCGGATCGGGCGTTTTTCTGCAATTCTGGGGCTGAGGCTAACGAAGGTGCGATTAAGTTGGCCCGCAAGTATGCTCATACAGTTTTGAATATTCGGCAGCCTGTGATTATTACGGCGCAGGCGAGTTTTCACGGGCGGACTTTGGCGACAATTACGGCAACCGGCCAGCCTAAGTATCAAAAGAATTTTGACCCGTTGATGCCTGGGTTTGTTTATGTGCCTTATAACGATATTGAGGCGCTTGAGGAAATGGTGGCGGCTGTAGATAGCGGTGAGCGTCAGTTGGCTGCTATTTTGTTGGAACCGCTGCAAGGTGAGGGTGGTGTGCGTCCGGGGGATGTGGCTTATTTCCAGCGGGTTCGGGAAATTTGCGATGAAAAGGGCATTTTGTTGATTATGGATGAGGTGCAGGCGGGAATGGGTCGCACCGGCCATTATTGGGGGTATGAAAATCTGGGTATTGAACCGGATATTTTTACTTCGGCTAAGGGTTTAGGTGGCGGAATTCCTATCGGTGCAATGATGTGTAAGTCTCGCTGTGATGTTTTCCAGCCTGGAGATCATGCGAGTACGTTTGGTGGGAATCCGTTTGCTTCTGGGGTGGCGTTGGCGGTGTGTCAAACTCTGGAAAATGAGGATATTTTAAGCAATGTTCGGGCACGCGGTGAGCAATTGCGGGCCGGTTTGTCTACCATTGCCCAAAAATTTCCAGATTTGATTGCTGAGGTGCGCGGTTGGGGTTTGATTAATGGCATGGAGTTAAAGCCAGAGGTTGAACTGACTTCCCCGCAAGTGGTGAAGGCTGCGATGGATGAGGGTTTGTTGTTGGTGCCGGCCGGCCCGAAGGTGATACGGTTTGTACCGCCTTTGATTGTTAGCGCTGAGGAAGTTGAGAGTGCTTTGCAGGCTTTGGAAAAAGCGCTGGTTACGTTGACAAAATAA